From Rhodoferax sp. AJA081-3, the proteins below share one genomic window:
- a CDS encoding DsbA family oxidoreductase, giving the protein MTKTLKIDFVSDVSCPWCAVGLASLQTALDRVAPDVKVDITFQPFELNPKMVPEGEDTTEHLRNKYGSTPEQAAAIRETIRARGAELGFTFNLDKRSRIYNTFDAHRLLHWAHEEGGGHQLALKQAFLKAYFTDGEDPSNHAVLVRVVGEVGLDTERAKAILASDTYTAEVRAQEQFYLRQGINSVPAVVINDRHLISGGQPPEVFEQALRQIVATA; this is encoded by the coding sequence ATGACCAAGACACTGAAAATTGATTTTGTATCCGACGTATCCTGCCCCTGGTGCGCGGTCGGCCTGGCCTCGCTGCAGACTGCGCTGGACCGCGTGGCACCCGATGTGAAGGTGGACATTACCTTCCAACCCTTTGAACTGAACCCCAAGATGGTGCCCGAAGGTGAAGACACGACCGAACACCTGCGCAACAAGTACGGATCTACACCCGAGCAGGCAGCCGCCATCCGCGAGACCATTCGTGCCCGCGGTGCCGAGCTGGGTTTTACCTTCAACCTGGACAAACGCTCGCGCATCTACAACACCTTTGACGCTCACCGCCTGTTGCACTGGGCGCATGAGGAAGGTGGTGGTCACCAGCTGGCGCTGAAGCAAGCCTTTTTGAAGGCCTATTTCACCGACGGCGAAGACCCCAGCAACCATGCGGTGTTGGTGCGGGTGGTGGGTGAGGTGGGCCTGGACACCGAGCGCGCCAAGGCCATCCTGGCCAGCGACACCTATACGGCCGAAGTGCGCGCCCAAGAGCAGTTTTACCTGCGCCAGGGCATCAACTCGGTGCCGGCCGTGGTCATCAATGACCGGCACCTCATTTCTGGCGGCCAACCCCCTGAGGTGTTTGAACAGGCGCTGCGGCAGATCGTGGCCACGGCGTAA
- a CDS encoding ATP-binding protein, with product MTKINPFKPNSPVPTAMFAGRINEVVALEKGLYQTKLGQPATILMTGDRGIGKSSLLLFLKAVAVGNIKSPEYENFDFLSIHIPVSDKLDIGTLLKLIERNISREIGKVESIRSFVANTWSFIQRIKVMDSGVSAAEVDSEVELQLDQFSYSLAETCKRIVKPERGENKKDGILFLFDECDNATPLLRIGYFFKTVTEALQRQGCDNVMFVVAGLPDTPEKLSISHESSVRIFTPLKITELSLADRIYVIDKGLEAGNKLNVEQTTISDAAKDQIAALSEGYPHFIQQFAYSAFDHNTDGEISLEDVFDSAFKLGGAIDAIGNSYYASAFNEKIKSDEYRQVLSIMAEKMNSWITKAQIRQSFTGDDSTLTNALQALTTRKIILKNPSKIGEYRLQQRGFALWIRLFGKRNRDKK from the coding sequence ATGACGAAGATAAATCCGTTCAAACCGAACAGCCCCGTTCCAACTGCAATGTTTGCAGGTCGCATAAATGAAGTTGTTGCGCTGGAAAAAGGCCTTTACCAAACCAAGCTGGGGCAACCAGCAACCATTCTGATGACTGGCGACAGGGGCATTGGAAAATCCTCACTCTTATTATTTCTAAAGGCGGTGGCCGTCGGAAACATTAAAAGTCCCGAGTATGAAAATTTTGATTTTTTGTCAATTCATATACCAGTATCAGACAAACTAGACATTGGCACTTTATTGAAGTTAATAGAACGCAATATTTCGCGCGAAATTGGCAAAGTCGAGAGCATCCGATCCTTTGTGGCGAATACTTGGTCATTTATACAAAGAATTAAAGTTATGGACTCTGGCGTCAGTGCAGCAGAAGTAGATTCTGAAGTTGAGCTGCAACTTGACCAGTTCTCATATAGTCTTGCCGAAACGTGCAAGCGAATTGTCAAACCGGAGCGAGGGGAAAATAAAAAAGATGGAATCCTCTTTTTGTTCGACGAGTGTGACAATGCGACGCCTTTGCTTCGAATAGGTTACTTTTTTAAGACAGTCACAGAGGCCCTGCAACGACAAGGATGTGACAATGTAATGTTTGTGGTCGCAGGTCTACCAGACACCCCCGAAAAACTGTCAATCTCTCACGAGTCATCTGTTCGCATTTTCACGCCACTAAAAATAACGGAACTCAGCCTGGCGGACAGAATATATGTCATTGACAAAGGACTTGAAGCTGGGAATAAATTGAATGTTGAACAAACAACAATATCCGACGCGGCAAAAGATCAAATAGCTGCCCTTTCCGAGGGATACCCACATTTCATACAACAGTTTGCGTATTCTGCGTTTGATCACAACACAGATGGTGAAATATCTCTTGAGGATGTCTTTGATTCCGCATTCAAGCTAGGCGGAGCAATCGACGCTATCGGCAACAGCTATTACGCGAGTGCATTCAACGAAAAAATCAAATCCGATGAGTATCGGCAAGTCTTGTCGATCATGGCCGAAAAGATGAATTCTTGGATTACAAAGGCGCAGATTCGCCAAAGTTTCACCGGCGATGACTCGACGCTTACAAATGCGTTGCAAGCTCTAACGACTCGAAAAATTATTCTGAAAAACCCATCAAAAATTGGTGAATATCGGCTCCAGCAACGAGGCTTTGCATTGTGGATACGTCTCTTCGGCAAGCGAAATAGGGACAAAAAGTAA
- a CDS encoding PIN domain-containing protein, giving the protein MSLYLLDTNIVSDMMRNPQGPAARRAIAISQSTPEAQFQTSVIVDCELLYGLARRPQERLQAAYERTMATLTILPLGTEVAQTYANMRNAVTSIGQGLDANDTLIAAHALTLDATLVSADAAFTRIPDLKLENWLQAKP; this is encoded by the coding sequence ATGAGCCTGTATTTGCTGGACACCAATATCGTGTCAGACATGATGCGCAATCCGCAGGGCCCCGCCGCCCGCCGCGCCATTGCGATCAGCCAATCTACGCCTGAGGCGCAATTTCAGACAAGCGTCATCGTGGACTGCGAACTGCTGTACGGCTTGGCACGCAGACCGCAAGAGCGCTTGCAAGCTGCCTATGAGCGAACCATGGCGACGCTAACCATTCTCCCGCTGGGCACCGAAGTGGCTCAAACCTACGCCAACATGCGCAACGCGGTGACGTCGATAGGCCAAGGCTTGGACGCCAATGACACGCTGATCGCTGCGCACGCACTCACGCTCGACGCCACACTGGTCAGTGCCGATGCGGCCTTTACCCGCATTCCTGACCTCAAGCTGGAAAACTGGCTACAGGCAAAGCCTTAA
- the mfd gene encoding transcription-repair coupling factor, with product MDLPKLTVGKRFTLPRPAGSADAMLLARLGEREKAAGKPMTVVTANANDAQRLLDEISFFAPTLRCALFPDWETLPYDTFSPHQDLISERLATLWRISQRDKDTGADVVIVPATTALYRLAPPSFLAGYTFEFKVKQKLNEAKLKAQLTLAGYSHVTQVVSPGEYAVRGGLIDLFPMGSLVPFRVDLFDDEIDSIRTFDPDSQRSLYPVPEVRLLPGREFPMDDDARARFRSRWRELLEGDPTKSRIYKDMGAGVATAGIEYYLPLFFEETATVFDYLGPDATVVLHGDLEPAFQRFWQDTKDRYRLVQGDPERPALPPESLFLGTEQFYARANGYAQLAIKSAAQPVDLTGATAQIGNEAPASPYTELDTLPPMAAERGSEDPLARLKAHARNTQHRILVLAESDGRRESLLDFLRASGINPPSFDSLLEFQTSDEKFGIATAALSVGFSWLEYGIDLVTETELFASAPTTRRRKKQEQVSDVEALIKDLSELNVGDPVVHSSHGIGRYRGLINLDLGNKLANGEPEMQEFLHLEYADKATLYVPVSQLQLISRYTGVSADEAPLHKLGSGQWEKAKRRAAEQVRDSAAELLNIYARRAAREGHAFRYSANDYETFANDFGFEETADQKAAIHCVIQDMVSPRPMDRLVCGDVGFGKTEVALRAAFIAVTGGKQVAILAPTTLLAEQHFQTISDRFSKWPVKVAEMSRFRSTKETNLALKGVADGTVDIVVGTHKLLSQDTHFKNLGLLIIDEEHRFGVRHKEQMKALRAEVDVLTLTATPIPRTMGMALEGLRDLSVIATAPQRRLAIKTFVRTEGNGVIREAVLRELKRGGQIYFLHNEVETIENRRAKLEELLPEARIAVAHGQMPERELERVMRDFIAQRYNLLLCSTIIETGIDVPTANTIVMSRADKFGLAQLHQLRGRVGRSHHQAYAYLMVPDIEGLTKQATQRLDAIQAMEELGSGFYLAMHDLEIRGAGEVLGENQSGNMLEVGFQLYNEMLSEAVRCLKAGIEPDLLSPLNVTTDINLHAPALLPDDYCGDVHLRLSFYKKLATAKTADQVDTLLEEIVDRFGKLPPQAQTLIDVHRLRVLAKPYGVLKVDAAPGIISITFQKNPPIDPMKIIHLIQKNKHIKLAGNEKLRIERELPEAKDRAQMVRDILKSLGQPVVEAEAVATAAVAK from the coding sequence ATGGATTTACCCAAACTAACGGTCGGCAAACGCTTCACCCTGCCCCGCCCCGCTGGCTCTGCCGACGCGATGTTGCTGGCCCGCCTGGGCGAGCGCGAAAAGGCCGCAGGCAAGCCCATGACCGTGGTCACGGCCAATGCCAATGACGCCCAACGCCTGCTGGATGAGATCAGCTTCTTTGCCCCCACGCTGCGCTGCGCGCTGTTCCCCGACTGGGAAACCCTGCCCTACGACACCTTCTCGCCGCATCAGGACCTGATCAGCGAACGGCTGGCGACCCTTTGGCGCATCAGCCAGCGCGACAAGGACACCGGCGCCGATGTCGTCATCGTGCCCGCCACCACGGCCTTGTACCGCCTGGCGCCACCCAGCTTTCTGGCCGGCTATACCTTTGAATTCAAGGTCAAGCAAAAGCTCAACGAGGCCAAGCTCAAGGCCCAGCTCACGCTGGCGGGCTACAGCCATGTGACCCAGGTGGTCAGCCCCGGGGAATATGCGGTGCGCGGCGGCCTGATCGACCTGTTCCCCATGGGATCACTTGTTCCTTTCCGTGTGGATCTGTTTGACGACGAAATCGATTCCATCCGCACCTTTGACCCCGACAGCCAGCGCAGCCTGTACCCGGTGCCCGAAGTGCGCCTGCTGCCCGGGCGTGAGTTCCCGATGGACGACGACGCGCGTGCGCGTTTTCGCAGCCGCTGGCGCGAGCTGCTGGAGGGGGACCCCACCAAGAGCCGTATCTACAAGGACATGGGCGCCGGCGTGGCCACGGCCGGTATCGAGTACTACCTGCCGCTCTTCTTTGAAGAAACGGCCACCGTTTTTGACTATCTGGGGCCGGACGCCACCGTGGTGCTGCACGGCGACCTGGAGCCAGCCTTCCAGCGCTTCTGGCAGGACACCAAGGACCGCTACCGCCTGGTACAGGGCGACCCCGAGCGCCCCGCGCTGCCACCCGAGAGCCTGTTCCTGGGCACTGAGCAGTTTTATGCGCGGGCCAATGGCTACGCGCAGCTTGCTATCAAATCCGCAGCGCAACCTGTAGATTTAACGGGGGCTACAGCCCAGATTGGCAATGAGGCACCGGCCTCACCCTATACAGAGCTGGACACCCTGCCCCCCATGGCGGCCGAACGCGGCAGCGAAGACCCGCTGGCCCGCCTGAAGGCCCACGCACGCAACACCCAGCACCGCATCCTGGTGTTGGCAGAGAGTGATGGCCGCCGCGAAAGCTTGTTGGACTTCTTGCGCGCCAGTGGCATCAACCCGCCGTCGTTTGATTCCCTGCTGGAGTTCCAGACCAGCGACGAGAAATTCGGCATCGCCACCGCCGCGCTGAGCGTAGGTTTCAGCTGGCTGGAATACGGCATTGACCTGGTGACAGAGACCGAGCTCTTCGCCAGCGCCCCCACCACCCGCCGCCGCAAAAAGCAGGAACAGGTCAGCGATGTCGAAGCGCTGATCAAGGACCTGAGTGAACTGAACGTGGGCGACCCGGTCGTGCACTCCAGCCACGGCATCGGGCGTTACCGCGGTCTGATCAACCTGGACCTGGGCAACAAGCTGGCCAACGGCGAGCCGGAGATGCAGGAGTTTCTGCACCTGGAATATGCCGACAAAGCCACGCTGTATGTGCCGGTCAGCCAGTTGCAACTGATCAGTCGTTACACCGGTGTCAGTGCCGACGAAGCCCCCTTGCACAAGCTGGGCAGCGGCCAGTGGGAAAAAGCCAAGCGCCGCGCCGCCGAGCAAGTGCGCGACTCGGCCGCTGAGTTGCTGAACATCTACGCCCGCCGCGCCGCACGCGAAGGCCACGCTTTCCGCTACTCGGCCAACGACTACGAGACCTTTGCCAACGACTTTGGCTTTGAAGAAACCGCCGACCAGAAGGCCGCCATCCACTGCGTGATCCAGGACATGGTCAGCCCCCGCCCCATGGACCGCCTGGTCTGCGGCGACGTGGGTTTTGGCAAGACCGAGGTGGCGCTGCGCGCCGCGTTCATCGCTGTGACCGGCGGCAAGCAGGTGGCGATTCTTGCGCCGACCACGCTGTTGGCCGAGCAGCATTTCCAGACCATCTCCGACCGTTTCTCCAAATGGCCGGTCAAGGTGGCGGAGATGAGCCGCTTTCGCTCTACCAAAGAGACCAACCTGGCGCTGAAGGGCGTGGCCGATGGCACGGTGGACATTGTGGTGGGCACGCACAAGCTGCTGTCGCAAGACACGCACTTCAAGAACCTGGGCCTCTTGATCATCGACGAGGAGCACCGCTTTGGCGTGCGCCACAAGGAGCAGATGAAGGCGCTGCGCGCCGAGGTCGATGTGTTGACGCTGACCGCCACGCCCATTCCCCGCACCATGGGCATGGCGCTGGAAGGCCTGCGCGATTTAAGCGTGATTGCCACCGCGCCGCAGCGCCGCCTGGCCATCAAGACCTTTGTGCGCACTGAAGGCAACGGTGTGATCCGCGAGGCGGTGTTGCGCGAACTGAAACGCGGCGGCCAGATCTACTTCTTGCACAACGAGGTGGAGACCATAGAAAACCGCCGCGCCAAGCTGGAAGAGCTGCTGCCCGAGGCCCGCATCGCCGTCGCCCACGGCCAGATGCCGGAGCGCGAGCTGGAGCGCGTGATGCGCGACTTCATCGCCCAACGCTACAACCTGTTGTTGTGCTCCACCATCATCGAGACCGGCATCGACGTGCCCACCGCCAACACGATTGTGATGAGCCGCGCCGACAAGTTCGGCCTGGCGCAGTTGCACCAGCTGCGCGGCCGCGTGGGCCGTAGCCATCACCAAGCCTATGCGTATCTGATGGTGCCCGATATTGAAGGCCTGACCAAACAAGCCACCCAGCGCCTGGACGCCATTCAGGCCATGGAAGAGCTGGGCAGTGGTTTCTATTTGGCCATGCACGACCTGGAGATTCGCGGTGCTGGCGAGGTGCTGGGCGAAAACCAGAGCGGCAACATGCTGGAAGTGGGATTTCAGCTCTACAACGAGATGCTGAGCGAGGCCGTGCGCTGCCTGAAGGCCGGCATCGAGCCCGACCTGCTGAGCCCGCTGAATGTCACCACCGACATCAATCTGCACGCCCCAGCGCTGTTGCCCGACGACTACTGCGGCGATGTACACCTGCGCCTATCGTTCTACAAAAAGCTGGCCACCGCCAAAACCGCCGACCAGGTGGACACTCTGCTGGAAGAAATCGTGGACCGCTTCGGCAAACTGCCACCGCAAGCCCAGACCTTGATCGACGTGCACCGCCTGCGCGTGCTGGCCAAGCCCTACGGCGTGCTGAAGGTAGACGCCGCGCCCGGCATCATCAGCATCACGTTCCAGAAAAACCCGCCAATCGACCCGATGAAGATCATCCATCTGATCCAGAAGAACAAACACATCAAGCTGGCGGGGAATGAGAAGCTGCGTATCGAGCGAGAGTTGCCTGAAGCCAAAGACCGGGCGCAGATGGTGCGGGATATTTTGAAGTCGTTGGGGCAGCCGGTGGTGGAGGCGGAGGCGGTGGCTACTGCTGCGGTTGCAAAGTAA
- a CDS encoding HDOD domain-containing protein, giving the protein MTTAARFLQSVSLPVMPEVAQALIRTLKSESADVATVTTIIAKDPGLTATLLRMANSAMFGLSRSVHTLDSAVSVVGMAHIRARALSICMARGFEFPPALDRLDFWRQSMVCAGYAKWLAGHCALDEQEAWLTGMMLRLGEIIIAQRMPDALAQIEAQPCAPAERWKRERSVAGFDEGQIAAEIARRWDFPETVAMALEYAARPLTASATRLAAVVHLAAFIADQSATSAPLLADLPVSVVQNLGLDAEKLQTQMPTAEAFSDISMLLA; this is encoded by the coding sequence ATGACAACCGCCGCGCGCTTCCTGCAGTCCGTCTCGCTCCCCGTGATGCCGGAAGTTGCGCAGGCCCTGATCCGCACCCTCAAAAGCGAGAGTGCCGACGTCGCCACCGTCACAACCATCATCGCCAAAGACCCCGGGCTCACCGCGACCTTGCTGCGCATGGCCAATAGCGCCATGTTTGGCCTGTCGCGCAGCGTGCATACGTTGGACAGCGCGGTCAGTGTGGTTGGCATGGCGCACATTCGGGCCCGCGCGTTGTCGATTTGCATGGCCAGGGGCTTTGAATTTCCTCCAGCACTGGACAGGCTTGATTTTTGGCGCCAAAGCATGGTGTGTGCCGGTTATGCCAAATGGCTGGCTGGCCATTGCGCTCTGGACGAGCAAGAGGCCTGGCTGACCGGCATGATGCTGCGGCTGGGTGAAATCATCATCGCGCAGCGCATGCCGGATGCACTGGCGCAGATCGAAGCACAACCTTGCGCACCGGCAGAACGCTGGAAGCGCGAGCGTAGTGTGGCCGGTTTTGACGAAGGGCAGATTGCCGCAGAAATTGCACGCCGATGGGATTTCCCCGAGACCGTGGCCATGGCACTGGAGTACGCGGCGCGCCCACTGACCGCCTCGGCGACCCGCCTGGCGGCCGTGGTGCACTTGGCGGCCTTCATTGCCGACCAGTCGGCAACATCAGCACCGCTACTGGCCGACCTGCCGGTCTCGGTTGTGCAGAATCTGGGCCTGGATGCGGAAAAACTGCAAACCCAGATGCCAACCGCCGAGGCCTTCAGCGATATTTCCATGCTGCTGGCCTGA
- a CDS encoding antitoxin: MSTSNHHSTHHASETIAPFPENSGARTVKLFRNGANQAVRIPKEFELPGTDAVMRREGNRLILELVPDKPKRGTAAALAAALISMKDWSVVDEPFPDAGEDLAPLDEIDL; the protein is encoded by the coding sequence ATGTCCACTTCAAACCACCACTCCACTCACCATGCTTCGGAAACAATAGCACCCTTTCCAGAAAATTCGGGGGCTAGGACCGTAAAACTCTTTAGGAATGGCGCAAACCAGGCGGTCCGCATCCCAAAGGAGTTCGAGTTACCCGGCACTGACGCGGTGATGCGCCGAGAAGGCAACCGGCTGATTTTGGAGCTGGTTCCAGACAAACCCAAGAGGGGTACAGCGGCAGCCTTGGCCGCAGCGCTTATCAGCATGAAGGACTGGTCTGTCGTCGATGAGCCGTTCCCCGATGCTGGCGAGGACTTGGCGCCGCTCGACGAAATTGACCTATGA
- the serB gene encoding phosphoserine phosphatase SerB, which translates to MQATELSPGLVLRNFAPGTQKLSDFKLIAFDMDSTLINIECIDEIADAVGRKAEVAAITEATMRGEITDFQTSLRRRVALLKGVTVADLEAVYVQRLQLNPGAAELVTACKAAGLKVLLVSGGFTFFADRVKERLGIDFARSNRLEVGGGPNCGALTGGLVTQAWGEICDGAEKRRTLLEVASLLGIEPEQCIAMGDGANDLPMMGAAGLSVAYHAKPKVREQAMVSIESGGLDRLLEVLQPG; encoded by the coding sequence ATGCAAGCCACAGAACTCTCCCCCGGCCTGGTCCTGCGCAACTTTGCGCCCGGCACCCAAAAGCTGTCCGACTTCAAGCTCATCGCCTTCGACATGGACTCCACGCTGATCAACATCGAGTGCATCGACGAAATTGCCGACGCCGTGGGTCGCAAGGCCGAAGTGGCGGCCATCACCGAGGCCACGATGCGGGGCGAAATTACCGACTTCCAGACCAGCCTGCGTCGGCGGGTGGCGCTGCTCAAGGGTGTCACCGTGGCCGACTTGGAGGCGGTGTATGTGCAGCGCTTGCAGCTCAACCCCGGCGCGGCCGAACTGGTCACGGCGTGCAAGGCGGCTGGGCTCAAGGTGCTGCTGGTCTCAGGCGGTTTCACCTTTTTTGCCGACCGGGTCAAGGAACGCTTGGGCATTGACTTTGCGCGCTCCAACCGGTTGGAAGTGGGCGGTGGCCCTAACTGCGGCGCATTGACCGGCGGCCTGGTGACCCAGGCCTGGGGCGAGATTTGTGATGGGGCGGAGAAACGCCGCACGCTGCTGGAGGTGGCCTCACTACTGGGGATAGAGCCCGAACAGTGCATCGCCATGGGCGATGGCGCCAACGACCTGCCAATGATGGGCGCCGCTGGCCTGTCTGTGGCCTACCACGCCAAGCCCAAAGTGCGCGAGCAGGCCATGGTGTCGATCGAGTCTGGTGGCCTGGACCGTCTGCTCGAAGTGCTGCAGCCGGGCTAG
- a CDS encoding type II toxin-antitoxin system VapC family toxin: MFALDTNTLIYFFKQEGQVASHLKSIPANQVFVPAVVWFELEYGVLRSTRPELQRRGMESVQRAYQILNFDSASAKSAAVIKHTLDAAGTPIGNSDLLIAATAMARDLTLVTRNTREFERVPGLRVENWYGN; the protein is encoded by the coding sequence GTGTTTGCCCTGGACACCAACACCCTCATCTACTTCTTCAAGCAAGAGGGTCAAGTCGCTTCACACTTAAAAAGTATTCCGGCCAACCAAGTGTTTGTGCCCGCCGTGGTGTGGTTCGAGCTGGAGTACGGCGTACTGCGGTCCACCCGACCCGAGTTGCAGCGCCGCGGCATGGAGTCGGTACAGCGTGCGTACCAGATACTGAACTTTGACTCTGCCAGCGCAAAGTCAGCGGCAGTCATTAAACACACATTGGATGCGGCGGGGACGCCTATCGGAAATTCGGACCTGCTGATTGCCGCTACTGCAATGGCCCGCGACCTCACGCTGGTCACCCGCAACACCCGGGAATTCGAGCGGGTGCCGGGTTTGCGGGTTGAAAACTGGTATGGCAATTAG